In a genomic window of Telopea speciosissima isolate NSW1024214 ecotype Mountain lineage chromosome 5, Tspe_v1, whole genome shotgun sequence:
- the LOC122662385 gene encoding psbP domain-containing protein 1, chloroplastic, which yields MEAPSVFTQILFSLLLGKCIAVTVTFPTLSNVSMTTMFSKTTPGVFSICSPSWGQKPPLPHCLILPGKCCFTHFPYTSFWSRRHSRNLVCRAMTEKSPASSDSGDDGSKWVSLQNEETIQLFLYKDEDLAIDNQSPAEGSCGEGFLNAKLTKTKDFTVLRRKAVALMFSSVISLQLGSHNITLAQPSGGFREYVDTFDGYTFYYPQNWIQVRGAGADIFFRDPFVLDENISVELSSPSSSRYISVEDLGPPQIAAEKVLKQYLTEFMSTRLGVRRESNILSTSSRVADDGKMYYEVEVNIKSYANNNELAVMPQDRVARLEWDRRYLSVLGVGNNRLYELRLQTPENVFQEEENDLRQVMDSFRVIKSLD from the exons CTCCAAAACCACTCCGGGAGTCTTCTCCATCTGTTCACCGTCTTGGGGTCAGAAGCCACCTCTGCCTCACTGCCTTATCTTGCCCGGCAAATGCTGTTTCACCCATTTCCCTTATACCTCTTTTTGGAGCCGGAGACATTCCAGGAATCTTGTCTGCAGAGCAATGACAGAAAAATCTCCGGCTTCCAGTGACAGTGGTGACGATGGGAGTAAATGGGTTTCGTTACAAAATGAGGAAACAATTCAGCTATTCCTTTATAAGGACGAGGATTTGGCAATTGATAACCAATCGCCTGCCGAAGGATCTTGCGGTGAAGGCTTTCTCAATGCTAAGCTGACCAAG ACTAAAGATTTTACAGTTCTGAGGAGGAAAGCTGTGGCTTTGATGTTTTCAAGTGTTATCTCGTTGCAACTGGGTTCTCACAATATCACATTAGCTCAGCCATCTGGTGGATTCAGGGAATACGTGGATACCTTTGATGGTTATACATTTTATTATCCTCAGAACTGGATTCAAGTTAGAGGCGCAGGTGCAGATATATTCTTCCGGGACCCTTTTGTTCTGGACGAGAACATCTCTGTGGAACTGTCTTCTCCTTCATCCTCCAGGTACATAAGTGTTGAAGATTTGGGTCCTCCACAAATAGCTGCAGAGAAAGTACTTAAGCAGTATTTGACCGAGTTCATGTCCACTAGACTTGGTGTCCGCCGTGAGTCAAACATCCTTTCTACATCCTCAAGAGTTGCAGATGATGGGAAGATGTACTATGAAGTTGAG GTAAATATTAAGTCATATGCAAACAATAATGAGTTAGCTGTTATGCCACAAGACAGAGTTGCTCGCCTTGAATGGGATCGGCGTTATCTTTCAGTTCTTGGAGTTGGAAACAACCGATTGTATGAACTGAGATTGCAGACACCTGAAAATGTTTTTCAAGAGGAGGAAAATGACCTGCGCCAAGTTATGGATTCCTTCAGAGTAATTAAATCACTGGATTGA